One genomic region from Cyclopterus lumpus isolate fCycLum1 chromosome 20, fCycLum1.pri, whole genome shotgun sequence encodes:
- the itgb1a gene encoding integrin beta-1a: MDLKLLLIATLLGVICRGNAQKEGNECINANAKYCGECIQAGAKCGWCKDPDFLKQGETVSTRCDELQSLINRGCDNAMIENPHGEQKTLKNKTVTHRRKGAEKLKPEDITQIQPQKLSLTLRSGEPQSFNLKFKRAEDYPIDMYYLMDLSYSMKDDLENVKNLGTSLMLEMSKITSDFRIGFGSFVEKTVMPYISTTPAKLLNPCTGDQNCTSPFSYKNVLKLTSDGKKFNTLVGQQHISGNLDSPEGGFDAIMQVAVCGDHIGWRNVTRLLVFSTDAGFHFAGDGKLGGIVLPNDGKCHLENNAYTMSHYYDYPSIAHLVQKLSDNNIQTIFAVTEEFQPVYQELKNLIPKSAVGTLSANSSNVINLIIDAYNSLSSEVILENSKLPEGVTIAYTSRCKNGVVSEGESGRRCSNISIGDEVLFSISVTSKGCPKQGKPEIIKIKPLGFTEEVEIILNFICECECNKDGIKNSPLCHFGNGTYECGACKCNEGRVGRQCECSSNDVATEDMDRTCRKDNGTDICSNNGECVCGTCECKKRDKPEERYSGLYCECDNFNCDRSGNKLCGGHGRCECRVCVCDPMWTESACDCSLDNSTCMASNKQICNGRGTCECGTCKCTDLKFQGPTCETCPTCPGVCTEHKECVQCRAFGTGEKKETCERDCSYFNLIKVKERDKLPQPNDATYPVMHCKERDANDCWFYYTYAVNNNTEKEVHVVDMLDCPAGPDIIPIVAGVVAGIVLIGLALLLIWKLLMIIHDRREFAKFEKEKMNAKWDTGENPIYKSAVTTVVNPKYEGK; the protein is encoded by the exons ATGGACCTGAAGCTGCTCTTGATCGCCACACTGCTCGGAGTCATCTGTCGCGGTAATGCTCAGAAAG AGGGGAACGAGTGCATCAATGCCAACGCCAAGTACTGTGGGGAGTGCATCCAGGCCGGAGCCAAATGTGGCTGGTGTAAAGACCCG GACTTCCTGAAGCAGGGCGAGACCGTGTCGACCCGCTGTGACGAGCTGCAGTCCCTGATAAATAGGGGCTGTGACAACGCGATGATCGAGAACCCGCACGGGGAGCAGAAGACCCTTAAGAACAAAACGGTGACTCATCGCAGAAAGGGAGCGGAGAAACTGAAGCCCGAGGACATCACTCAGATCCAGCCCCAGAAACTCAGCCTCACCCTCCGATCCG GTGAGCCCCAGTCTTTCAACCTGAAGTTCAAACGAGCAGAAGATTATCCCATCGACATGTACTACTTGATGGACCTGTCCTACTCCATGAAGGACGATCTGGAAAATGTCAAGAACCTGGGAACCAGTTTAATGCTGGAGATGTCAAAGATCACTTCTGACTTCAGGATAG GTTTCGGTTCCTTTGTGGAAAAGACAGTGATGCCGTACATCAGCACCACCCCTGCCAAGCTGCTGAACCCATGCACTGGCGACCAGAACTGCACCAGCCCGTTCAGCTACAAGAACGTCCTGAAGCTGACCAGCGACGGCAAGAAGTTCAACACCCTGGTGGGCCAGCAGCACATCTCTGGAAACCTGGACTCTCCTGAGGGGGGGTTCGATGCCATCATGCAAGTGGCTGTGTGTGGG GATCACATTGGTTGGAGGAATGTGACTCGTCTGCTGGTCTTCTCCACTGATGCTGGCTTCCACTTCGCTGGCGATGGCAAGCTGGGTGGCATCGTTCTGCCCAATGATGGGAAATGCCACTTGGAGAACAATGCGTACACCATGAGCCACTACTAT GACTATCCCTCCATCGCCCACCTGGTTCAGAAGCTGAGTGACAACAACATTCAGACCATTTTTGCAGTGACGGAGGAGTTCCAGCCCGTTTACCAA GAGCTAAAGAATCTGATCCCAAAGTCTGCAGTGGGCACTCTGTCTGCCAACTCAAGCAACGTAATCAACCTTATTATAGACGCTTACAAT TCCCTCTCGTCCGAGGTTATTCTGGAGAACAGCAAGCTGCCAGAGGGAGTGACCATAGCGTACACGTCACGCTGTAAGAACGGAGTGGTGAGCGAGGGCGAAAGTGGAAGGAGGTGCTCCAACATCTCCATCGGAGATGAG GTCTTGTTCAGCATCAGTGTGACGTCCAAGGGCTGTCCAAAACAAGGCAAGCCGGAGATCATCAAGATAAAGCCCCTGGGATTtacggaggaggtggagattaTCCTCAACTTCATCTGCGAGTGTGAATGCAACAAGGACGGCATCAAGAACAGTCCTCTCTGCCACTTCGGTAACGGGACCTATGAGTGCGGAGCCTGCAA GTGTAATGAGGGCCGCGTGGGCAGACAGTGCGAATGCAGCAGCAACGACGTGGCCACGGAGGACATGGACAGGACCTGCCGCAAGGACAACGGCACCGACATCTGCAGCAACAACGGAGAGTGCGTGTGCGGCACATGCGAGTGCAAGAAGAGAGACAAGCCCGAGGAGCGGTACAGCGGCCTGTACTGCGAGTGTGACAACTTCAACTGTGACCGCTCTGGAAACAAACTGTGCGGAG GGCACGGCCGCTGTGAgtgcagagtgtgtgtctgtgacccCATGTGGACCGAAAGTGCCTGCGATTGTTCTCTGGACAACAGCACATGCATGGCGAGCAACAAGCAGATCTGTAATGGCAGAGGGACGTGCGAATGTGGCACCTGCAAGTGCACTGACCTCAAATTCCAGGGTCCCACCTGTGAGACTTGTCCTACATGTCCAGGAGTCTGCACTGAACACAA AGAGTGCGTCCAGTGCCGGGCATTCGGCACCGGTGAGAAGAAGGAAACGTgcgagagagactgcagctacTTCAACCTGATCAAAGTGAAGGAAAGGGACAAACTGCCCCAGCCAAACGACGCCACCTACCCTGTGATGCACTGCAAGGAAAGGGACGCCAACGACTGCTGGTTCTACTACACCTACGccgtcaacaacaacacggaGAAGGAGGTCCACGTGGTCGACATGCTGG ACTGCCCCGCTGGCCCTGACATCATCCCCATCGTGGCGGGCGTGGTCGCCGGCATCGTCCTGATTGGCTTAGCCCTGCTGCTCATCTGGAAGCTGCTGATGATCATCCACGACAGGCGAGAGTTCGCCAAGTttgagaaggagaagatgaacgCCAAATGGGACACG GGGGAAAATCCCATCTACAAAAGTGCTGTCACGACCGTGGTCAATCCCAAATATGAAGGAAAATGA